The DNA sequence GGTCAGCTCGCCAGTCTTGCGATCCTTGAGCAACGTGGTCACGCCGATCACGTTCTGCGGCTTGAGGTTGTAGCCATACTTCGGATCGGAGGCGACCATGCGCACCAGCTCTTCCGACGCCGCGGTCATGACATAGACCTCGATGCCATTTTCCATCAGCTTGTTGTACAGCTCAGCCTGGCCGGTGAAGACTTTTGGCGGGTTGACGTTGTAGTTCACCACCTTGTCGCCGTCGTAATAGGTGGTTGGCACCGGCTTGCCGGAAGCCATCAGCTCATCGACGTAGCCCTTGAGTTCCTTGAGGGTAAAACCGGAGAACACCTGGGCGACCCACGGGTAGCAGACCATGTCGTCCACTTCACACAGACGGTAGTAATAACTGAACAAGCTTTCCTTGTGATCGGCCGTGTCCTTGAACGGCATCAGCTTCAAGGAAGGATCCAGGGTTTCACGGGTGATGAGGCCCTTGTTCTCCATGAACGGCAACAGCGACTCTTCAAGGTCGTAGCGGTAACTGGTGTTGTCCATGTCGAACACCGCGTAGTTACCCTTGTTGGCGTTGGCCGCGATCATCGCGTCCAGTGCCTTGGCCTGTTCGGCGGGCCAGTGCTTGAGATCAGTGGCAAATGCCTGACCGACGAGGCCCAGGCCCAAGGCAACAGCGAGAAGGTGAGGTGCGAGCTTCATCGGCATTTCTCCCAGGTTCAAAGAACCCGACGCTAACAAATGCTTGTGACAGTCCTCGCCTGTGGGCGACCGCTTACATCGTGATCACGCCAGCGGCGTATCCATAAACGCCATTGCCTTATTCCATAAACGACAATCTACATGCTTTTTTAGTATTAATTCATTAGTTATCAGGCTGTTAGGCTCCCCGGCTCGCAGTCGCGGCTTCAGGCGACTGGCACAAGTCTTATCGGAGCTTTTTTTGATGAATCTGCCGCTGATCCTCAATCTGCTGGTATTCCTCGCCTTGCTGTTTGGCCTGGCGAAAACCCGTCACGGTACCTGGAGCCTGGCCAAGAAAGTCCTGCTGGCACTGGTGCTGGGCGTGGTGTTCGGGATTACCCTGCACACGATTTATGGCGCTGGCCACCCGGTGCTCAAAGCCTCGATCGGTTGGTTCGACCTGGTGGGCAACGGTTACGTGCAGCTACTGCAAATGATCGTCATCCCGCTGGTCTTCGCCTCGATTCTCAGCGCCGTAGCCCGCCTGCACAACGCCTCGTCCTTGGGCAAGATCAGCTTCCTGACCATCGGCACGCTGCTATTCACCACCGCCATTGCCGCCCTGATCGGTATCGGCCTGACCAACCTGTTCGGCCTCACCGCCGAAGGCCTGGTGGCCGGCACCCAGGAATTGGCGCGCCTGCAGGTGATCCAGAGCGACTACGCCGGCAAGGTCGCCGACCTGAACATCCCGCAACTGCTGCTCTCGTTCATTCCACAGAATCCCTTTGCCGACCTGGCGCGGGCCAAGCCGACCTCGATCATCAGCGTGGTGATCTTCGCCGCGTTCCTCGGTGTCGCGGCGTTGCAGTTGCTCAAGGATGATGTAGAGAAAGGCCAGAAAGTGATCAACGCCATCGACACCCTGCAAAGCTGGGTGACGCGCCTGGTACGCCTGGTGATGAAACTGACCCCGTACGGCGTACTGGCACTGATGACCAAAGTGGTGGCCGGCTCCAACCTGCAGGACATCATCAAGCTCGGTAGTTTCGTCGTGGTGTCGTACCTCGGGCTGGGCTTGATGTTCGTGGTCCACGGCCTGTTGGTTTCCGCCGCCGGGATCAACCCGTTGCGCTTCTTCCGCAAGATCTGGCCGGTGCTGACCTTCGCCTTCACCAGCCGCTCCAGCGCGGCAACGATCCCGCTGAGTATCGAAGCCCAGACCAGCCGCCTGGGCATTGCGCGTTCCATTGCCAGCTTCAGCGCCTCGTTCGGCGCCACCATCGGCCAGAATGGCTGCGCCGGGCTCTATCCGGCCATGTTGGCAGTCATGGTTGCGCCGACGGTGGGCATCAACCCGTTGGATCCGGTATGGATCGCGACACTCGTGGCGATTGTGACCCTGAGCTCGGCGGGTGTGGCCGGGGTCGGTGGTGGCGCGACGTTTGCCGCGTTGATCGTACTTCCGGCAATGGGCTTGCCGGTCTCGCTGGTGGCGTTGCTGATTTCCGTCGAACCGCTGATCGACATGGGCCGCACGGCGTTGAACGTCAGCGGTTCGATCACCGCCGGGGCGATTACCAGTCAGGTGATGCAACAGACCGACAAGGCGTTGCTGGGTGCCGAGGAGCATGGGGAGCTGGTACAGGCTTGATGGGTGGCACCTGATCGATCGCTATCGCGAGCAATCTCCCACACTGGATCTTCAGTGAACACAGTATTTGTGATCACTGGCAATCAATGTGTGGAGCTTGCTCGCGATGTTTTTAAAGCTTTTCCCACACCTCAAAGCTGTAGGCCGGCTTGTCCCCTTCCGCCGGGTTCGGTTGGTTCGAAACCAACTTCCACTGGCTTGAATCAAACTCCGGAAACCACGCATCCCCCTTCGGGCTCAGCGCTACGCGAGTCAGGTACAGCCGATCCGCCTGCGCCAGCGCCTGGGCGTACAGTTGCGCACCGCCGATCAACATCAGCTCGTCGACACCCTGCGCCAACGCCCAGGCCTCGGCCCGTTCCACCGCTGCCTCGAGCGTAGAAAAGACCTCCGCACCTTCCAGCACCAGATCCAGCTGACGGCTGACCACGATGTTCAGGCGCCCTGGCAATGGCCGGCCGAGGGAATCCCAGGTCTTGCGACCCATGATGATCGGCTTGCCCAAGGTGGTGGCCTTGAAGTATTTGAAATCCCCCGGCAGGTGCCAGGGCATGCTGTTGTCGACGCCGATCACACGGTTTTCACCGAGGGCTGCGATCAGGCTTAGGGGCAGAGTTTTTTTCATGGCGGCGAGGATACCAGAGGCTTGGCGCCTGGCAACGTACCCCGACGGGCGCTACAGCGGTTATGCTCACCCCTCATTCGAGCGACGGGAGCGCCCGTGACTGAACTGCAGAACCTCTGGTTGACCGAGACGGTCCGCCTGCGTGAAGAACACGCCGGCCCGCTCGAAGACCAGGAAGCCAATCGCCTGGCCCGTGCGGCAGGCGGCGATTTATCCACCCGCATCCGCCACCGCGCCCGCTGGCTGGCCGAGCGCGATGGT is a window from the Pseudomonas brassicacearum genome containing:
- a CDS encoding phosphorylcholine phosphatase; this encodes MKLAPHLLAVALGLGLVGQAFATDLKHWPAEQAKALDAMIAANANKGNYAVFDMDNTSYRYDLEESLLPFMENKGLITRETLDPSLKLMPFKDTADHKESLFSYYYRLCEVDDMVCYPWVAQVFSGFTLKELKGYVDELMASGKPVPTTYYDGDKVVNYNVNPPKVFTGQAELYNKLMENGIEVYVMTAASEELVRMVASDPKYGYNLKPQNVIGVTTLLKDRKTGELTTARKQITAGKYDEKANLDLEYTPYLWTPATWMAGKHAAILTYIDEWKKPVLVGGDTPSSDGYMLFHDVDVAKGGIHLWVNRKDKYMTQINGMMARHAAAQAKEGLPVTADKNWVIVKPEDIQ
- a CDS encoding L-cystine transporter; the protein is MNLPLILNLLVFLALLFGLAKTRHGTWSLAKKVLLALVLGVVFGITLHTIYGAGHPVLKASIGWFDLVGNGYVQLLQMIVIPLVFASILSAVARLHNASSLGKISFLTIGTLLFTTAIAALIGIGLTNLFGLTAEGLVAGTQELARLQVIQSDYAGKVADLNIPQLLLSFIPQNPFADLARAKPTSIISVVIFAAFLGVAALQLLKDDVEKGQKVINAIDTLQSWVTRLVRLVMKLTPYGVLALMTKVVAGSNLQDIIKLGSFVVVSYLGLGLMFVVHGLLVSAAGINPLRFFRKIWPVLTFAFTSRSSAATIPLSIEAQTSRLGIARSIASFSASFGATIGQNGCAGLYPAMLAVMVAPTVGINPLDPVWIATLVAIVTLSSAGVAGVGGGATFAALIVLPAMGLPVSLVALLISVEPLIDMGRTALNVSGSITAGAITSQVMQQTDKALLGAEEHGELVQA
- a CDS encoding dihydrofolate reductase — protein: MKKTLPLSLIAALGENRVIGVDNSMPWHLPGDFKYFKATTLGKPIIMGRKTWDSLGRPLPGRLNIVVSRQLDLVLEGAEVFSTLEAAVERAEAWALAQGVDELMLIGGAQLYAQALAQADRLYLTRVALSPKGDAWFPEFDSSQWKLVSNQPNPAEGDKPAYSFEVWEKL